Below is a window of Gemmatimonadaceae bacterium DNA.
GTGTGATCAACCGCGGCTTCGACGTTTCCGAGTTCCTCGACCCACCCGACGTCTGGACGGCCTTTCAGATCGATCCGAACACAACGAGCGGCGCTCACTACTTCCGCTCTGCGGGACGCATCAAGCCCGGCGTCACCCTCGCGCAGGCGCAAGCCAAGCTCCGTCAGTCAACCGGCGAATTTCGGGAGAAATTCCCGAACCAGATCGGCCCGAGGGACGCCTTCAGCGTCGAACCGATCCAGAACGTGTTCGTGCACAACTCGCGAACGCTGCTGGTGATCCTCCTCGCGGCCGTGAGCGGGGTGCTCCTGATCGCGTGTGCGAACGTCGCGAACCTGCTCCTGGTGCGGTCCACGGTTCGTCGGCGTGAGATGGCAATTCGCGCGGCAATGGGCGCCAATCGCAGCCGGATCATCAGACAGTTGATAACTGAAAGCGTGTTGCTCGCGGTTGTCGGCGGCGCGCTCGGTCTCATTCTCGGACTCTTCGGCATTCGCTCACTCCTCTCGATCAACACCGCGGGGCTGCCCCGCCTCGGTGAGGGCGGGGCCGCCGTCCATCTCGACTGGCGGTTGCTGGCCTTCACCGCGCTCGTCTCGATTGGGACGGGACTCCTGTTCGGTGTCATGCCCGCCATTCACGCTGCACGACACGATCTCAGCGGAACACTGAGAGACGGCACGGGCGCGTCTGGCGGCGGCGCCAGCAACCACGTTCGGTCGGCGCTCGTGGTCCTCGAGATCGCGCTCGCGCTGACGCTTGTGATTGGCTCGGGGCTTCTGATTCGCACGTCGCTCGCATTGCGCGCCGTCGACCCGGGATTCGACGCGAACAACGTGCTGACGATGCGGATGGCGTTTACAGGCCCACGCTACGAGAGCGCAGTGGCCGTCGATCAGGTCATTCAAGCCGGCGTTGAGCGTTTGCGCGCACTGCCCGGCGTCGTCAATGCGAGCGCGGCCTGTTGCTTGCCGCTCGAGGGCGGCTACGGACTCGGCTTCAGGATCGTCGGCCGGCCGCTCGAGCCGGGAAGAACCAACCACGGCGGTGTGTCATGGATGACGGTGTCGCCGGGATATTTCGAAGTCTTTAAAATCCCGGTGATTCGCGGGCGAACTTTCACGACGCTCGACACCAAGGCATCGCCGCCCGTCGTCGTCATCAACGAAGCAATGGCGAAACAGTACTGGAAGACCGGCAATCCACTGAACGACTTCATCACGATCGGCCGCGGTGGCATGAAGGAGTTCGCCGCCGAGCCCGATCGACAGATTATCGGCATCGTCGCCGATAGCCGGGATAACGGCCTGAATCAGGAGGCGGACCCGAAGGCGTTCGTGCCGCAGGCGCAGGTACCCGACGCGGTCAACGCGCTCAACATGCCGATCTCGCCGATCGCCTGGGTCATCCGGACGAAGGTCACGCCGCTATCGCTCAGCGCGGCCGTACAAGATCAGCTTCGTCAGGCAACGGGGCTTCCGGTTGCCGACATTCGCTCCATGAGCCAGATCGTGTCCGGCTCGATCTCGCGTGAGCGCTTCAATACTTTGCTCATGACCGTCTTTGCGTTGTCCGCGCTCGCGCTGGCCGCGATCGGCATCTACGGGGTCATGGCGTACGCGGTGCAGCAGCGGACGCGGGAGATCGGCGTCCGGCTCGCACTCGGCGCGCAGCCGGGCGCAGTACGAACGATGGTCGTCCTTCAGGGAATGCGACTGGCCTTGATTGGAGTCATCATCGGTGTCGCAGCCGCGTATGCGCTCTCGCGATTCATGAGTACTCTCTTATTCGGCGTCGAGGCGCGCGATCCGTTGGTGTTCGTGGGCGTGCCATTGCTTCTCGCGCTCATCGCTCTCGTCGCCGTGTGGGTTCCCGCGAATCGCGCGAGCCGCATCGATCCGCTCGGCGCCCTGCGCTCTGCCTGACGTGTCATCATCGGACGCTCGTGGGATAGTGTCGCTCGATAACACATAAGGTGAGACTTATGTCGACATCGATCTACTGCCCGAAGTGCGAGTGGGCACCTGGTCCGCACGATCGCTGGATGTGTTATCCAGGATGCAGCACGGTCTGGAACACCTTCGAGACGCACGCCTGCTGCCCTGGATGCCGCAAGCAGTGGCAGGTGACGCAGTGCCTAACGTGTCACGCCACCTCGCCGCACGACGACTGGTATCACGACCACGACGTCGACGCCGAGCGTGGCTGGGACAACGTCGAGCAGGAACGCGAGCTCGAGCTTGTCGACGTCTGACGATACCTGCGAGAATGCCGGCATCGCCACGTGAGTTGATGCGCATGCATGTCGAGGCACTCTTCACCCATGACGGTGCCGGTGATCTCGTGAGCGTGAACGAGCCGACGGTCGGTGACACGCCTGCGCCGCGTTTCTTCCTCGGTGTAACGGAGGATGGATGCCTGTTGCGCTTCCGCAATGACCTGAGCGCCGCGTTGCGCGCCGAATTGATTGTGGGAGCGCGAGAGGAGCACGCTGGCGTTGCAATCCCGCCGGTCGCTACGAGATACGAGGACATCGTTGGTCGCGACGCACCCGCGAACAAGACATGGGCTGGTCCGGCCTTTACGTTCCCCGCTCGACTCCCGGCAGTATTCGGGACGACGTTGATCGACGCATCGACTGCGTCGCTCCTCGAGCCGTTGCTCTCGCCGTGGATCCCTGACGTGTCGGCCTGCCAACCGATGGTCGTGATGGTCGTCGGTGGCAAAGCGGTGTCGATTTGCGCGAGCGTCCGGATCACCGACGACGCGCACGAGGCGGGCGTCGACACGGCTCCGCTGCATCGAGGCCGCGGCTACGCGGCGCAAGTCGTCGCTACGTGGGCGAACGTGGTGCGCGAGACGGGCCGAGTTCCGTTCTACAGCACGTCGTGGAGGAACGCGGCATCGCGGTCGGTCGCGCGCAAGCTATCGTTGATCCACTTCGGCAACGACCTGCATATCACGTGATCGGCGCGGCAAGCGCGTTGAAGAGCCTGCGCCAATCATTGGTTCGAGAATCAGCTCGCCTAGCGGTTCGTCACCGCGCCTCGACGCTGCGAGCACGTCATGCGCTGGTCGGCCCTCGTTGCTGGACCGCTCGAGGACGAGAAGGCATATTCGCGGCATGAGCTCTCGAACAGTTTCGCTCTTGCTCCGCACCTGGCTCACGATCGCTCTCATCGACTTTCTCTTCGCGAGCTGCCTGAGTGTCTTCGTGTATGGGTCGACCTTCTCGCGGTTGTGGCAAGGTGTCGCCTCCGCGGTGCTCGGGCCATCCGCATTGCAAGGAGGCACGAGCACTGTGCTCGTCGGACTGCTGCTGCACGCCTGCGTGGCGTTCACGTGGTCAGCGGTCTTTCTGGCACTGGCGAAGTCGATCCCGGCCGTGCAGGCCCTGATCGCGAAGCCGGGAGGCATCGTCGGCGTTGCCGGGCTCTATGGGCCAACGGTCTGGCTCGTCATGTCGCTGGCCGTCATTCCGCGCGCCTCGGGCCGTCCACCGTCGATCACCGTCCGCTGGTGGATTCAGCTCTTCGCGCACATCCCCTTCGTTGCGTTACCGATCGTAAGCGTTGTGGGCCGAGGGCTCAACACACGCGAGCGCGCACGCGCGATGCATGTCGCCTCCGTCGAAGCGTGAAGACGGACTAACGTGAACCATGCCAACGGTCATCCTGAGCGAAGGGAAGGCGCTCCGCTCGTCAGGATGACACTTGTGCGGCAGGCGTGCCTAACGTTCGCGCTGATGGCGAACGCCGCCTCGAAGCAGCGCCACGCTTCCGTCTGGAAGCGTCCGAACCCGAGTCCGCCTCGATCGAATACCCTCCGATGGGCGAGCCAGACGACGAAGCTCGTTGCCCAAAACAGAATTCGCTGGAACGCCATCGTCATCATGTAGAGGCGCGAGCCGCGATGCGCTCGCAGAATGCCGAGCCGCTCCGCCTGAAACTCGACATGTCGGGCTTCATCACTGAGTATCTGCTCACAGAGGCGCTGGAGAATCTGTGACCGTGTCGCTTGGCGCAGTGCGTCGTAATACACCTGCGCCATCAACTCGGCGGTAATGAGCACGCCAATCGAGATCTCGAGCGTGCCGAAGATGTTGCGGAGGCGCCGGAACACCGCGTCGGCGAAGCTCGCGCGGGCGAGTGGAATGCGATGGAGCTCGAGAACGCGGCGTAGATCGCGCGCGTGTCGTTGTTCCTCGCGAATGAAGAGTATGATTGCGGCGGCGTAGTCGCGATCGCCCGTTCGCTCCGCATACTTCTGGGCGTAGCGAATGAGATGACGACCTTCCCCGCTCTCGCCGCGCTGGAATTCCGCGATCGAGGGGCCAACAGCGATGATCTCGTCCGGCGTCAGCTCCGCAACTCGCTCCCAGGGGATGTCGAGTAGCTGCCCCGCGTTGCTCTCGAAGTATCGAAGCCATTCCGTCGACGTGCGCATCGGGATCACCCTGGACTTTATATAATAAAGTACTCTACTCGAGGGACCCTCCACCCGTCAAGCACATGAGCCGACTCCCCACTCGCTGCTCCCGCGGGCGCGTGTCGACTGGCCTCTCATGACAGGCGTCCCGGCCCTTGTTGTCGCGCTCGCGCCGGCTACACTTGGGAGCCGCATCCACGAATCACCAACGACCAGACACGAACCACCGACCACCAGCCAGGAAACCTAACGAGCCACTGTCATGACGACTGAGGTCAGGAGCAAACCCGTGGTCGGCGAGAAAGCGAGCCGCACGCTCACGCTCACCGAACATCACGTGCGGACTTTCGCCGAGCTCACGGGCGATTACAATCCGCTCCACTTCGACGCCGACTTCGCGAAGCGCACGCGTTTTGGCGGCCTCGTGGTCCAGGGTGGACTGACGACGGGTCTCCTCCACGCGCTTGTCGCGATGGACCTGCCGGGACCAGGATCGGTCTTTCTCAGCCAGCAATGGAAATTCACGGCTCCGGTCTACATCGGAGACACCATCACCGCGGAAGCCGAGGTGATGAGTGTCCACGAAACCAAGCCCGTAACCCAGCTCCGCATCGTCGTCACGCGACAGACCGGTGAGACGGTGCTCGAAGGCGAGGCCTGGTGCTACACGATGCGCCCTACTTCGACGTGACGAGAAGGGCGATCCGCCGATTCTGCGCGCGCCCGGGCTCGGTTGAATTGTCGCCGATGGCGTGAGCCTCGCCATATCCCTCCGACTGCACGCGATTCACGGCAATGCCCTGATGCAGGAGCGATCGCTTCACGGCATCGGCGCGTTTCTGCGACAGCCGAAAATTCGTCTTCGCGTTACCGACATTATCGGTGTAGCCACCGACTTTCACGTGAGCATTCGGAAACGCCTTGAGAATCGCGACGAGGTTGGCGAGCTGCTCCTGCGATTCGGGAAGGATGTTGGCCGAGTTGGGCGCGAAGTTCACGCGATCGAGCTCGAACCAGGTTGTCTTGTCAACCTGGCGCGACGGATCATCGATGAAGCCGACGAGCTTCGATTCGGTGCCATTGAGCGGAACGCGAATCAAGACGCCGTTCGGCAACGCTTGCTTCGTGAAGGCGCCCGTGTTCTCGAAGGGCGTGCTCACTTCGCCGCCCGACGTCGACGGCACCGTGCCAACGTGGTACGACGTATCGACCACCGCCGTGCCCACCGGCATGCGCGTGTTCTTGTGCGAGATCGCGAGCCACACGAGCGCAAGCGTCGCCAGGCCAATGACCGGCCACACCCACTTCCGGCCTTCGGACTCGTGCCGATCGGCGAACTGCCGCGGCGTGGTCGTGTCGCGATTCCACTCCGGCGTCTCGACGAACGACGGCGGTGCCGCGGTGCTCGAGATGAGACTCGACAATCCCGCCGGCATCGCGGCGAAGATACTGTCCTTCTCGCCCGTGAACACGTTCGCGAGACCGCTCGAATCCAGATGGTCGTCCCGGACGCGCTTTCCGAGGACGCCGAGAACGAGCGGAGCCGCGAGCGTGAGCAACGTCGACGCCGACGAGGCGTTCTTGAAGCCGTTCACGCGGTTGAGCAAGTTCGCAACAGCGTTCGTCTGGCCACCGAACACCTGGTTGAGGAATTTCGTACCAGTTGCCGCCGCACCGCCGCCGGCGATGAACGAGCCCAGCACGCTCGCGGCATCGGCGGGCAGATCGGAACCAGCGGGACGGCTCGTGATCAGGTCGAACACCTGACGGAACGAGCCCGGGTCTTTCGCTTTCGTGACGAGTCCTCCGAGGACCGACGCGAAGGTACTGGGAAGCGCACTCGAGACCGTGGCCTCCGACTCCCCTAGCCGGTCGGCGAGCTGCCCGGTCGCCGGCGTCACGAGAGTAGTCAGTGTATCCAACAACGTGGCCATAGGCGAAACCTCCCGGCGCGAGGCCGGCGTGTAAGACTACTCGGAAATTGGATTCGCCATGGCTCGAGACAGTATGGGCTGTACGGCCTACACGCGCTCCGACACGAGCCAGACGCATTTCGATTGCGTCGCGTTCGCAGTACTTTGGGGGCCTCTCATTCGATGAGGGCGGCATGGGCTTCTCGGTCACCCGGCTCGACGACAGAGTGATCATTCACGTGCCCGAGTGGCTCATCACCGCCAACAAGGGCGTGCTGCGTCAGCTGGCGCTCGATGCGCTGGACGAGGGTGGGCGCCGATTCACGGTCGATCTCGTGGACACGACCTATATCGACAGCTCTGGATTGGGCACGCTGGTCGGCATCTCCAAGAAGATTCATGAACAGCAGGGGAACATCCGCCTGGTGCATCTCAGCGACGACATCAGTACGCTCTTCCGCCTCACCAAGCTCGACGCGTACTTCGATGGGCTCGGCGGCGGACCGTCCGCCGCGTGACGTCACGCGTGCCTAACGAACCGACCGCAACGGTCCCTCGCGGCGCCGGCATCGAGCCTCCCGCGCCCGGCGAGCACGGCCAGTTACCGAGGCGCTTCGGCCTCGTGAGCGCGACGGCGCTCAACATGACGAACATGATCGGCGTGGGTCCGTTCATCACGATCCCGCTGCTCATGTCGGCGTTAGGTGGCCCACAGGCGATGCTCGGCTGGATCGTCGCGCTCGTGATCGTGATCTGCGACGGGATGGTCTGGAGTGAGCTGGGCGCGGCGATGCCCGGATCGGGAGGCTCGTTTCATTACCTGCGCGAGGCGTTCGGCCGAGCGCGCGTCGGACGGTTGATGGCCTTCCTGTTCGTGTGGCAGTTCGTGCTCAGCGGTCCGCTCGAGATCGCGTCGGGATACATCGGTTTCGCCGACTACGCGAGTTTCATATGGAATGGTCTGACGCGTACCGGCGTCATCGTCCTCGTGTCGGTGATCGGAGTCATCAACGTTGCCCTGCTCTATCGGCGTATTCATTCGATCGTGCGCATTACCGTGTCGCTCTGGGTCGGGACGCTCGTGACCGTCCTCGCCGTGATCGTTACCGGCGCCACGCATTTCAACCCACGCGTCGCCTTCGATTTCCCGCCCGGCGCCTTCACGTTCTCGTTAGGCTTCTTCCTCGGCCTCGGCGCAGCGTCGCGGATTGGCATCTACGACTACCTCGGCTACTACGATGTCTGCTACATCGGCGACGAGGTGCGCGATCCCGGCCGCGTGATCCCGCGATCGATTCTCATCAGCACCGCGGCGGTCGCGCTCATTTATCTCGGCATCAATCTCTCGATCGTCGGCGTCGTCCCGTGGCGCGACTTCGTTCCGGCATCGGCGCACCCCGAGTCCAACTTCGTCGTCTCGGTCTTCATGCAGCGGATCTATGGGTCGCGCGTGGCAACGCTCTTCACGCTGCTGGTTTTGTGGACGGCGTTCGGGTCGGTCTTTGCCCTTCTGCTCGGATACTCACGCATCCCCTTCGCCGCGGCGGAGAGCGGCTATTTCTTCCGCGTGTTTGGCCGGCTGCACCCGACGAAGCAATTTCCGTACGTGTCGCTCCTCGTGCTTGGCGCAATCTCGATCCTCGCTGGTTTCTTTGCGTTAGGCACCGTAATCGACGCGCTGATCGTGACGCGGATCCTCGTGCAGTTCATGGGGCAAGTCGTCGGCTTGATGCTCCTGCGACGCCAGGCGCCGGAGCTGCCGCGTCCCTACCGGATGTGGCTCTATCCGCTGCCGGCACTGGTCGCCCTGCTCGGCTGGATCTTCGTGTTCGCGACGACGGATGTCCGCGTAATTCTGTTCGGTGTGGGCGTCCTCGCGCTGGGCGGATTGACGTTTCTCGTTTGGGCACGGCGCGGACATCAGTGGCCGTTTGTCGCATCGCGACCGGTCTAACGATCCTACGAACTCACAGGAGACACTCGTGGTCAGGGAATTCACCCGCACGCCGCGCGTGGACGCACACATGATGCCGGGCACGGCGACCCTCGCCGCGATCGAGGGGCTCGTCGAATTGGGAATGACCCGGCACAGGCGATCGTCGCGGCGACGAAGAATGGCGCGCGCGCGTCGCAAGGCTCGAAGGATTTCGGGACGCTCGAAGTCGGCAAGTACGCCGACATTCTGCTGCTCGATGCCGACCCGCTAGCCGACATTCACAACATCCGCAAGTTGTCGATGGTGATGAAGGACGGCCGAATTGTCGACCGCGACCGATTGCCGCAGAAGGTCGTCTGGACGCGGACCAAGCCGAAAGCCTAGGATTGTGTCATGACCGATCGACAGAGCCGCAGGGAGTTCGTGAGCCTCGCAGCGTTAGGCGTCGCCGGCGCGTTGACGTCACGTCGTGGGACAGGCATCGCCGCTCTCCTCGGTGCCGCGTCGCCCGACGTGGACCTCGTGGTGCTCAACGCCAAGGTGATCACGATGGACCCTGGGCTACCACGCGCCGAGGCATTCGCGATCAAGTCCGGTCGATTCGTAGCCGTCGGCCAGAGCGCCGATATCCGTGGGCTGATTCGCAATGGCACACAGACCTACGACGCGAAGCGAATGACGATCGTCCCCGGCTTCATCGACACGCACAACCACGCGGGCGGGACGACGCTCCTCTACGAGGTGCTGGTCGGCAATCCCTTCGAGGTCGAGTTTGTCGCCATCTCCAGCATCGTCGACAAACTCCGTGTGAAGGCGCGTGAGACACCGGCTGGTACCTGGGTCGACGGCTATTTCTTCGATGACACGAAGCTCAAGGATAAGCGTCCGCTCAACATCCACGATCTCGATCAGGTCTCGACCGAGCACCCGGTCGTCGTGCACCATCGCGGCGGCCACACCTCGTTCTACAACAGCAAAGCGTTCGAGTTGGCGCGCGTCACGCGAGACGCGCCGAATCCCGCCGGCGGCACCTTCGACCGCGACGAGAATGGTGATCTGAGCGGCCGAGTGACCGATCGCGCCCGGAGCGTCTTTAATAACGTCGGGCAACGGCCGCAATTCACGGCCGCGCAGCGGGCGCAGCGGGAGCGCAACGGCATCGAGCACATCTCGAAGCAGTTCGTTCGCTACGGCCTGACGAGCGTCCACCACGAGGGCGGCGATCTCGCCGCCATCCAGGACGTCCACGCCCGCGGCGAGCTGCACCATCGCGTGAGCTACGAGCCGAACGAGCGCATGGTCGACACGATGATCGCGGACGGGATCAAGACGGGCTTCGGCGACGAGTGGATCAAATTCGGCGCGACGTCGGAGCATACCGTCGACGGATCGTTCTCGGAACGCACGATGGCGCTGAGCACGCCGTACGCCGGGACGCAATACAAGGGCAACGTCACCGAAACACAGGACGACCTGAACGCCTGGGTTGAAAAGGTGCATCCCGCGGGAATCCAGGTGAACTGCCACGCGAATGGCGACGTCGCGATCGACATGTACCTCACGGCGATCGAGCGCGCGCAGCAGCTGGCGCCGCGCGCCGACGCGCGTCCGAAGATCACGCATTGCACGCTGATCAACGACGACCTCGTCCGGCGGATCAAGGCCGTCGGCGCAGTGCCGGCGATGTTCACGACCTACGCGTACTACAACAGCGACAAGTTCGTGTTCTACGGCGAGGAGTTGATGAAACGCTGCATGGCGTATCGCACGTTGCTCGACGCCGGCGTCCACGCCGCGGCCGGCTCCGACTTCAGTCCCGGTCCATTCGCGCCACTCATGGGAATCCAGGGAATGGTCACGCGCACCGGCTGGGACGGCAAGACATGGGGCGCGAATCAGCGCATCAGTGTCGACGAAGCGATCAGGGTCAACACGATGAACGGTGCGTACGCCTCGCATGAGGAAACGCTCAAGGGCTCGATCGCTGATGGCAAGCTCGCAGACTTCGTCGTGCTCGCGGACGATCCGCATACGGTGAGTCCGGAGAAGATCAAGGATATTCAGATCGTGCGGACCGTCGTTGGGGGAAGCGCGGCTTATCAAGCCTGAACGCGCCCGCCGCGCGAACAAAGTCCCAGCGTCATTGCCTCCACACGCAAGGGGTGGTACCCTCAACGGAGGTCTCCGAAGGAGTGCGTCATGAGCAGCACCGCGACCCGCGAAGCGACCGTGGTTCAGCGTCCAACGCTTGCCGAGATAGACGCCTTCGGCGTCACGCATCCGGGGCTCGTCCGTAAGACCAATGCCGATCAGTTTCTCGTCGCGAGCCTGCACCGCACGCTCCATGTGCATTGCACGAGCTTGGGCGGCGGCGTCGGTCCTGAGGAAACCGAGTCGCGCGGATTCCTGCTTCTCGTTGCCGACGGCGTCGGTGGGCTCGCCGGCGCCGAGGAAGGCAGCGCGCGCGTCGTGTCCACCGTGGCGCAACATCTCCTGCACGCGACGGAGCTCTGTTCGCAGATGGCGGTCGAGCACGAGAGCGAGGCAATGAACAGCCTCCGCGACGCCGTGGCGGGAGCTCACCGCGCGTTACTCGCCGCGACCGACGACGAGGGGGCGCCCCAAGCGTCGACCCTCACGATGTTCGCGTCATTCTGGCCGCGCGCGTTCGTCGTCCATGTCGGCGACAGCCGCGCCTATCGGTATCGCGACGGCAATCTCGAACGCCTAACGACTGATCAGACCTTCGCCCAGATGATGGTCCAGGCGGGGGCGCTCACGCCCGCCGGAGCCGAAGCGTCGCACCTCAAGCACATTCTGTGGAGTGCGATCGGCAGTCAGGAGGTCGTGCCCGAGGTCCAGGTCACGGACGTCACGCGTCGCGGCGTCGTCATGCTGTGCACCGATGGCCTAACGACCCACGTCTCCGACGACGAGATCAAGGCGCATCTCGCGCAGTGTACGTCGGCCGAGGAGACCTGTCACAAGCTCGTTGATTTGGCGCTCTCGCGAGGTGGGCAGGACAACGTCACGGTGGTGATTGCGCACGTCCGAAATGGTGAGGAGGGTCAGCGCCACTAGGGCGAAGCCAGAGTCCGCGCTCGGCGGCGGGCTCGCCGCGGCTACCTGACTTCCGCAATGCGCTTTGGGAGGTAGTGTATTGTCCGACTGGACGGCCATCCTCCCATACCCCGCTCCATGAAACCAAAAGAACTGACGATCCGGGGCTTGATCCTCGGCGCGCTCATCACGACCGTCTTCACCGCCGCCAACGTCTATCTCGGCCTCAAGGTCGGGCTCACCTTCGCGTCGTCAATCCCCGCCGCAGTCATCTCGATGGCGATCCTCAGCGCGGTCAAGGATTCGACGATCCTCGAGAACAACATCGTGCAGACGGTCGCCTCGGCGGCGGGGACACTCTCGGCGATCATCTTCGTGCTACCTGGGCTCGTAATCGTCGGGTGGTGGACAGGGTTCCCGTTCTGGCAATCGTTTCTCATCTGCCTGAGCGGTGGAATCATCGGCGTGCTATTCACGATCCCGCTGCGCCGAGCGCTGGTGACGACCTCGGATCTTCCCTACCCCGAAGGCGTCGCCGCAGCGGAAGTGCTGAAGGTCGGATCGGGCACGCGTGGCGAGACGAAGGACGACACGGGTGAGGCGCGAGAAGGACTGATCGCGGTGATACTCGGCTCGATCGCGTCGGGCGGGCTCGCGATTGTTCAGGGGACACGCATCATCGCCGGGACGCTCACGGGTTTTTTCCCGATCGGAAGCTCCGCGTCGACGGGCTATGATTTCGCTTGGTCGCTCGCGCTCCTCGGTGCGGGGCATCTTGTTGGGCTCTCTGTCGGTATGGCAATGCTCACGGGGTTGATCATCGCCTGGGTCATCGCTGTGCCGATCCTGACGTCGATGCAACCCGCTGCCGCGGGCGTCGCGCTCGCGACGCACACCCTAACGATCTGGCGAACGCAGGTGCGCTTCATCGGCGCCGGCGCGATCGGTATCGCGGCACTCTATACGCTCGCGAGCCTAACGAAGCCGGTGATCGGTGGACTCGTGAGCACGCTCGCGGCGTCGCGACGGGCCGACACGGGTGACGATCTCGATCGCGATATCTCGCCGCCCTGGATCATCGCGCTGACGATCGCGTGCCTGATCATCGCCGCGTACCTCGCTTATACCTTCGCCAAGTCGACGGTGCTCGCCGGCAGCGCGTTCGGACTCACGGTTTTCGCCGTTCCATTCGTGCTGCTTGCCGGTTTTCTCATCGCCGGGATCTGCGGCTACATGGCGGGACTCATCGGGGCGTCGAACAGTCCGATCTCGGGTGTCGGCATTCTGTCGATCGTCATCTGCGCTTCGCTCGTCATTTTCGTCGTCGCGCCGACGCAAGGAACCCAGTCGGCGCTCGTCGCCTTCTCGCTCTTCATCACGGCAATCGTCTTCGCCTGCGCGACGATCTCGAACGACAATTTGCAGGATTTGAAGACGGGCCAGCTCGTCGGCGCGTCGCCGATGCGCCAGCAGATCGCGCTCATCGTCGGTGTCGCCGCGGGCGCGTCGGTGATTCCAAGTGTGCTCAACCTGCTCGCGAAGGCGTATGGGTTCGCCGGGGCGGCGAACGTCGGCGTCCTCGCGCCGAATCCGCTGCCCGCGCCCCAGGCGACGCTGATCGCCGCCCTCGCACAGGGTGTGATCGGGGGTCAGCTCAACTGGACGATGCTCGGCATCGGCGCGGTGGTCGGCGTGGGTCTCATCGTGCTCGACGCGGCGTTAGGCGCGATGAACAAGCTCCGCATCCCACCGCTCGCGGTTGGTATCGGTATCTATCTTCCGATGTCGGCGACGTTCGCGGTGGTGGTGGGAGCGACTCTGTCACACTGGTACGACGGCAAGGCGAAGACGATGGCGAACCCCGGACGGGCCGAGCGGTTGGGCACGCTCGTCGCCTCCGGACTGATCGTGGGCGAGAGCTTGTGGGGAGTGATCAACGCAGGGCTGATCGTCGGCCTTACGACGGACGCGCC
It encodes the following:
- a CDS encoding amidohydrolase; the encoded protein is MTDRQSRREFVSLAALGVAGALTSRRGTGIAALLGAASPDVDLVVLNAKVITMDPGLPRAEAFAIKSGRFVAVGQSADIRGLIRNGTQTYDAKRMTIVPGFIDTHNHAGGTTLLYEVLVGNPFEVEFVAISSIVDKLRVKARETPAGTWVDGYFFDDTKLKDKRPLNIHDLDQVSTEHPVVVHHRGGHTSFYNSKAFELARVTRDAPNPAGGTFDRDENGDLSGRVTDRARSVFNNVGQRPQFTAAQRAQRERNGIEHISKQFVRYGLTSVHHEGGDLAAIQDVHARGELHHRVSYEPNERMVDTMIADGIKTGFGDEWIKFGATSEHTVDGSFSERTMALSTPYAGTQYKGNVTETQDDLNAWVEKVHPAGIQVNCHANGDVAIDMYLTAIERAQQLAPRADARPKITHCTLINDDLVRRIKAVGAVPAMFTTYAYYNSDKFVFYGEELMKRCMAYRTLLDAGVHAAAGSDFSPGPFAPLMGIQGMVTRTGWDGKTWGANQRISVDEAIRVNTMNGAYASHEETLKGSIADGKLADFVVLADDPHTVSPEKIKDIQIVRTVVGGSAAYQA
- a CDS encoding PP2C family serine/threonine-protein phosphatase, which produces MSSTATREATVVQRPTLAEIDAFGVTHPGLVRKTNADQFLVASLHRTLHVHCTSLGGGVGPEETESRGFLLLVADGVGGLAGAEEGSARVVSTVAQHLLHATELCSQMAVEHESEAMNSLRDAVAGAHRALLAATDDEGAPQASTLTMFASFWPRAFVVHVGDSRAYRYRDGNLERLTTDQTFAQMMVQAGALTPAGAEASHLKHILWSAIGSQEVVPEVQVTDVTRRGVVMLCTDGLTTHVSDDEIKAHLAQCTSAEETCHKLVDLALSRGGQDNVTVVIAHVRNGEEGQRH
- a CDS encoding oligopeptide transporter, OPT family is translated as MKPKELTIRGLILGALITTVFTAANVYLGLKVGLTFASSIPAAVISMAILSAVKDSTILENNIVQTVASAAGTLSAIIFVLPGLVIVGWWTGFPFWQSFLICLSGGIIGVLFTIPLRRALVTTSDLPYPEGVAAAEVLKVGSGTRGETKDDTGEAREGLIAVILGSIASGGLAIVQGTRIIAGTLTGFFPIGSSASTGYDFAWSLALLGAGHLVGLSVGMAMLTGLIIAWVIAVPILTSMQPAAAGVALATHTLTIWRTQVRFIGAGAIGIAALYTLASLTKPVIGGLVSTLAASRRADTGDDLDRDISPPWIIALTIACLIIAAYLAYTFAKSTVLAGSAFGLTVFAVPFVLLAGFLIAGICGYMAGLIGASNSPISGVGILSIVICASLVIFVVAPTQGTQSALVAFSLFITAIVFACATISNDNLQDLKTGQLVGASPMRQQIALIVGVAAGASVIPSVLNLLAKAYGFAGAANVGVLAPNPLPAPQATLIAALAQGVIGGQLNWTMLGIGAVVGVGLIVLDAALGAMNKLRIPPLAVGIGIYLPMSATFAVVVGATLSHWYDGKAKTMANPGRAERLGTLVASGLIVGESLWGVINAGLIVGLTTDAPIALVPENFGPAPWLGVLGFIGVVAWLYGWMLRRSRQAG